TTCTCATGTTGAGAGTGTTAGTAATCCTCTCATTTAACTCTCGTATTTCCCCAAATAGTTAAGTGCTTAGTCAAATCTGAAATTCTATAAAACCCCTTTACCAAAAAACCTACTACCACTCATCTGGCTTTTATAAGTAATGGGAAGGTTACAATTGGCATTCATacccaggtaaaaaaaaaaaaaagccccatttccaccaagcacaCGCTTCacacatggtacctagaccctagtgtttccactgcaaacggtactcttaaatgtgggcggggttgttgtcactcactgctctgtccagcactcactagccccttttacactgccagattttccatgaatgttgggccgttttgccggcatgctgcgagcgtttagacacacagagccggattggcgagttgatccgaggtgcccaattttccgcctcgtagggtagccatattggcggaaccttttagtttaaacagaccaaggcgcCCTtctgcaatgggaggggctgttgaagacttgtgggaggagctgttgatgacgccgaacgtgcgagccactggcggtgaataaacaggaagcagctgatagcaggaagtagtgagcagctagtagcaagagggaaacacaaacctgaaagacactgtaaagatgagcaactgcgGAGTCAAGGAATTGCGAagcctccttgtcctcgcaaacaaagaggccattaaccgtcagatgacaggaatggtgaagaacgggccgacttacgagagaatcgccaaaggactgaccagccgcggcttccctcggagTACATCACTGGTTacatcacatgctgagctacacgttgtGTTACTTGTTCACACCCCCCATTGTactgaaaaaggcgcattctatataaacaaaagcaggtaggcggcattttgctgcactccccgattttgtttttatactgccaatgctgaaaaaagactgattgggctttcctgcaaatttgcacaattcctgtttaaaaagggctactgtatttcctcattactgtTGACACAGattgaagtctgcaccccagttattgtccacagaacaaagctgcatgctgacattttctgaacaaaatagaacaggctgcagtgagagtctctctccatgggatatttaaaatagCAGGTTCGTGCATTTAGttcttctcaggcaagctcaggagtttagtgttgccagagcccaGAGGAACGACACTCTGCAACACTTTATAttccgagtgaggattagaatatatgctgCTCACATAACCCggctgaaattaataaatataaacacttgaagatccactaattactaaaagtgtatgtcatataaaagctaaagtgatggtcaaagttgtcatagtgaaatttaaggtgtgttgatcaATTTACGTCCTCAACTCATTCATTGAGTagcattacaagtaaatgttccactTTAAAAGTTGCCCGCAGTGAGCCCTGTGAGTTAAGTCATTTTTtctgactacagctgctgctagaggcagcaaaacatcctttcattttatagttacagtttactaataaaaccctccacagtatgaacagtggtaaCATGAGcgtcaaaaccagccacagctcagtgCTGAGCAGAGCTGCTATTGACtaatcaatggactgcagtgtttacagctccaccttttagtaccagatctgtgtgctagggaACCCAACAGAGGGGGTACCAAAAATGGGGAAGgtatggaacggttccattagtaccatccacaacttttcacagtggaaatagaCACAGGTATAAATCAGCTCCAGCTTAATCTGCACTGGTGGAAATAAAACGTCGGAGTGAACGCACTGATTTTAGTTCCTTTTCCAGAGATGCAATGACATGCCACCCCAGAATACTGCTTGTTTTGTGCAAGCAGCAGTGAAACATTGACTGATTAAGTCAGggatatataaaaagaagtaaccactgtcacatttcactggcctccatgctgctttctgctgtttatgAACCTGTTTTCTAGCCTGTCCGTGACATCAACCATGACAGtccaccaaaaagaaaaaaaaggcacactCACCTGCAGCAGAGTCATGTACACGTCTCTAATCTCCCAGCAAAGGGAAAGGAGTCTGTCACCTATTTTTAACAGGTTtccctgtgtttaaaaaacctgtGTACATGCGctaatgttggtggaaaagggttaTAACACTCATACAAGTGCATGACTTGTTTTAGAATTCATTACACATTCAGGATCAATTATTATTCAGGACACTGGATCATAAGCCTTCAGCTTTATTCAAGTCATGATGGAGCTACTATTTTACAACTAATATACACAGGTCTACAGTATGTACAACAACACATATAGTATTGGTAGTCAGACTATTGTGTAAATTCACAGACGTGGATAACAaccgcgcacacacacgcacacacacagtcaatcaTGCCAAAAAAAGTAACATGCTCCTTAGAAATCTTGACACACATCGTCAGAAATGCAGCAGGTTCTGTAAAACTGTTCTTCATCAGAACATTAAAATGAGAGCATCATATCAAAACATCTAATCTCACAGTTTTGTATCATTCtcctttttagaaaaaaaaggacGAGAAAGTaaatcaataaacaaacaaagaaacaattCCTTACACGTTGTCATGGCAAAATGTGACAGATAAGACTCTACATTATCACCACCTACAGAACACAGCTCTACAGTTAAGTACAGACAGGACGTCTCAGTCGAAGACAAAAGGGCAAACAGGAGGAGAATCCAGTCGGCTGTTTGGGTTGGATTTGGATCAGCTGGGagaaatgataaaaaaacaaatacctcCTACATTTAATAAAATGGTCAATCCAGGTTTATGTCTAGAGAGATCGAACCAAGCATCAACATGTGAACTAAAGATGAGACTATACACCATGGGACAGAGTAGAATGAATAAAGTCTGGGcgaataaaataacaacaccaGCAGTAATATTGCTGCTGAGCCTCCGCATGAATACAACAGGATTCAAATCTAGCTCAAGTTATTATGATTACAAgtcctccctctttccttttATTCCAACAGGGAATGAAATCAAAGCACAACATGGTAACATGAACTACATCACCTTTCAAGTACAGACATATTTTCATCTTATATTAATCTTTCTTTTACACAAatctcaaacaaaacaaatgctgctaaattgtgtgtgtgtatgtgtgttagaaGAGGAGGGGTAGTAAATGATAAAAGGGAAATTAACAAACAATAGTTTTATATGATGTGACAGAAACGCTGGGCAGCCTGAGGAGCTTACAGAGGGAATAAAAGCAACCACAGGTTCACGTAGGCAACCAGACAGGTTTTCAACACTTTTAATTAGAACTCATAAACACAGCTAGCGCAGCACGGCCTCTCTTCTTTGTCTTTCCAGTAAAGTTTAAGATGAATCACTCCCAAAAAGCTTTCCCCAGAGCTATACCGCGGCTGAGGCCTGGAGGCTGCAGGAGTTTGGCTTTTCAAGATAGGATTTTCTCCCGGGTTTCGGGCAGCTTGAGAGCTACCAGACCTCCACAGACAAGGGCGGCGAAGGCCAGGAAGATAGGGATAATCTTAGTGATGCCGATGAAGGCTGCAAAGATGAAGGATGCAAGGATGGCAGCAAACTTACAGATCCCATTCAGGATACCGAACGCTGTCCCTCTGCAGAATCACAAAGACAGAGATTACATGACTGACTGATGAATTGAATATGTTTTGACAGTGTATCTCTTTTTGTTGCTGAGAGTAAATTGCTCTGTGACTCATGAATAAAAAAGATTATACAAGAAAGAATGAAGTTATCATATCAGATGACTCATTGCCTTTGTCCGGTTGATTGagattttcttctctttcttttctttgctgGGAGACAGAATTGGTCTCTACTTTTGGTGCAAGAAATTAGAGTTGGACCATACTTTTTAAGGCATTTAGCTTTTAAAAGAGGTGTTAAATAGACGGTTCATAAATCTCatcccccttagttactgtttcTATTCTTGTCATGCAGTTTACAGTGATAAAATAAGAAGATTTTTAACAATCTAAACTGTCATTTCTGAAACAATTGGTCTTTGATTTCATATGAAAGTGGACAGGCTTATAACAACCATTGATTTCACTGGAGAAAATGCTGTCGCATATGTAGTTAGCAGGCTAGCTAGTTAACACCCATAACCCTGTTTGCTTACAGtagaaaaacaaactgatgaaTTTAACAAATGTTACATTCATCCCTGTAATGTGTCACTGGAGGACAGAGCTACTAATGTTAGCTTCCACTATGATATAGCAGCGTCTTGAGTTTGACACAGTGGATGTTTCAGTCCTAATGCAACCCCACAGAATAACGTGGTTAGCAAGCAACATCCTGTTTGGCTTTGAAAGTAACAATACATTAGTACTGTAGGTTGGAAGGTAGTTAGCTGGGCATGCTCACACTGGCAACTTATATTAGAACAGATGAAGACACCATTAAATACATTCCTTATCCATTTTCTCTTGTGTATTTGGTTTGGAAAGGTAAAAAAGACATCACTACTACTTAAATACCACTTGTCTCTCTTAAGCTGAGCATACGCTGAACGATTAGTGCCCCTTTTAGAAATGTTGTTATTCAGTTCCAACTCTTACTGTACAAATACATTGTCTGTCATATAAAGTCAAAGCCCGAGATTTTTGTGCTCACACTGTATGGTCCAATCATCAAGCAGCAACCTGAGTGCTCACCAtgaatgtataaagagaactggatacagggTTGGAGGCAGAGTCCCATTCATTCCAATTCCTGGGTATTAAATTGCATGGATCTTCAGCACCGTTGGGCCCACAGAGCATTTGCACAAGGGACTTCAGGGCTAACTGTAATTTGGATAAAATGATTCATTCTTGCGGCTCTTCTAGGGTTTCACATCAGTTGTGACACTCCAAGAAATTTATCCATTGAATGGAAAAAGGCTTACTGGACCCGAGGACATTATATGAGTGGCCCAAAGTTTTAGTTCCGCAGTTTAGCCAggatgtcaaattggcttcaaagtcttGGGCACTTCCTGGGGTCCTGGTGCTCACACTCTACATGCAAAATGAAAGATAAAACAGCCCGTTGGCCCCTACGGACCATTCTGGCTATTGACAATTGTCAATaaagattcatttgaaagctgTGAGGCAGGTAGAAGTTTGTTTCTAGTGTAGGTTTGTAACATTACACCAGTACGGTTCATAACAATGCATTATCACCAGCGTTTCTCTCTTTCATATCAGTTGTGTttggaggaagaggaaacaTCCGATAAGGTCGTATGCTATTGCCACAGCTTGACCAACCTGGCTTTTATATTTTCCATCCACATGATGCATGTTGTTGCCATTCCACTTTCAGGTGCTTTATTTGCCACTTTGTGCAGGCGCAGTGAGAAAAATACCATAATGTCAAGATCAGTCCTCGCTCCCCGCTTGCAAACGATGCCCATTGAAGGTGAAATTTGGCCGAACTCTTAAATAAGTCATGCGGCTCAAAAACTGGTTCAGAAATGCATGCCCAGCTTTACTACAGCCCCATGCAAAACACTTAGCCAGGACAAATTCAAAGCCTGAGAGAACTGCCATGCTTAGCTACGGTTGTTAAGCTATGATTGGACATAAACTGTTTGGATGAGGGGTTTAGCGAACAGTTAATTGGAACAATGAAGTAAGATGCATGTGGTATTACCAGTGTAACAGAGTTGGACTGTACCTTTTAGAGGAGGGGTATAGTTCCACAGAAATGACCTCCAGTCCGTTCCAGGCTGCCACGCTGGCGCCATAGAAGAGACACTGCCAACATATAACAGCTCCTTGACTGAAGCTTAGCAGTAACAGGAAAGTGCAGGCAGACGATGCCAACATAGAACCACCTAGGAAGACAATTAGATGATGATGCACTGAAACAGATCTGGCAAAACTACACAGAAATTCCACCTATTTACACTCTCTGCTGATCTCACCTATTATTCGGATTCTTCCTATCTTGTCCATGAACAATGCTGAGATGatgttgccaggcaacacaGCCAAACTGCCCAGGAAGCTGACCATGTAGATAACGATGTCGTTCTCCTCCTGGAAGTTCAGATGGCAGCCTTTTTTCGGATGGAGGAAGGTGGTGTTCTCCATTCGACAGTCTTTGAACTTTTCATGCCAGAGGTCTGGAGAGGACAGAGAAGGATGCAGTGCTAACagcttttgttttatattttatagtgTAAACAGAAGTTTTCTCCTCTTAATACTGCAGGATAAACATATTGCAAAGTGTTAATGCTTTGACTAAGATGACTGTTTAAGGGCAGCGGTAATGATTGAATATATATCTTATAGCACTAATTAGTTGAGTTTATTGAGCCCTAGACTTTAAGGAGCGGGGAGCATAAAAGTGCtgtaaaaaatgacatttatttatatattatatattctaTTTATAATTCATTGCTAATTTGGCATAATACCTGTGTTATAGAAGACGGTGTTTTTGATGGTGCAGTTCTCAAAGAAGGTGTTGGTTGACCTGACATCCTCAAAGTAGCAGTTTTCAAACAGAGAATCCTCAAACTTTACAGACTTAATCTCAATGTTGGCAAacctaaatgaaaaaaatatatatattaataatatctAGGCAGTAGTATGAACAGTTTGTGAGCTGTGACGAGGAAACTTACTTGTCATGAATGTACTCTCCTTCGCGGTGGATCTGGTTGACCAGAGAGAAGTTAAAGTGGAAACGTTCGACCCGTTCCCGGTGGAACACTCTGACCTTGGACTCGTATTCCTCATACTGCATGTATTTGATCATGTCAGGGAACCACACTCCCAACCCGTGGTAGCTGATACACACAGAAATATAGAAACCTGAGCATTAGAAAAGACAATGATCTGCATAGCTAGAAATGATCACAGGGGAAGGTGAATATATATAGTGATTTGGGCCTTTAATATTAGCAGTGACATTCTATTTGTCTTCAGATAGCTCTGCCTGGGTGAAGTTTATGAATATCCACTTTCAAAATATTCCAAAAATGCATGATTTGAATTCCAACCAGTAGGGATGTATATGTGTATTCTATTGGGATGTTTTCGCTTTAAATCTCAGCGTGGGTGTACAGACTAAATAAAGTTGTTGCTACCTGAATGCCAAGCAGAACCAGACAATAACCAGGAAGAGGCCTTGCAGTCTGAGCTCTGGGGCTGACAGTGACATGATGTTAGCCATCACctggaagagagacagacagacagctgagaTATAAAGTCTGCAGGAAAACAGGGGTGAAAACATAGCCAATTCAGCAGTTACTTTTTCATTCTACATTCTATTCTACTTTAGTGTAGTGTAGAAATGATCTGCGGACCTGTTGCAGCATGGTCACGTGTCTGACGGTCCAGCGCTGAAAGGCAGTTCCAGTGTCGCTCTGGATCTCTATGAACTCATCTTCTTGAGTTTGTGGTGTCTTAATGTTGGTCACCTTCACAACGAGGGCAAAGTTAGATTTAACAAAAACCTAGAAAACTCTCTCTAGGAAAGAGAAGCTATGTACCAGTGACGTAAGATAGTTACGATGGGCCCCTGTGCAGTATATTATGAGGGACCCCAGTGCCAGGTTTTGCGCCTAGACTAGCTACCATTTATCATCTTGTCTTATTGCATAATCAAAAagagacttgacactggacGACATCACCGTACGTTATACCCAGCAATCATCTGCATTACATTTGcactgataattaaagatatgacGTTCATTATAAACAAGTTGTGGAGCTTATTACTGTTTAGTCTTTTGTATAACATTTCATACCAGATAGTGTATACTGTATTAATAAtgttatcttgtttttttccctttatttttcttaaatacATAACACCTGTTATAGTTTTTCGCTTAGCTAAGGCCTTTTTCACAGGAGACACATAGCAGGAAATTCACAGGTGTTAAGAGGCTCTGTTGTATTCAAGTATCCTAGTGAGCGcgcagtgtgacagtgagccagcataaAAAATATCAGGAACCCGACACTGAAGCAGCTTAATTGAATTAAGCCATCATTAGTtctattatttacacctgtgctcaTCTGGTATAATGAGTACCTTCTGTTCCATACTATGCACACAAATTATAATGTATGTAAAATGTGCAAGTTTTGACATTTATAAATTCATCTACAGGTCTGTTTTCACTAAAAGCACTGAAAGATTTTGAAAGATTTTACTGccaatttaaaatgtgaaaaattctCAGATACCAGCCATTTACTACATACACTGCTGCAGACTATTTGACTTGCCCCAGTAAGAAAAGCAAAGTGAAACCGATGATATTAATGATCATCGATGATATGTCTTCTGGCGTGTCGAGTTTGGGCCGATGCTGGGCCTGGTCATTGTGGCAGCCTGGGTATATACATGTGCTTTTGCTGTCAGGACATGTCAAAATGACTGCTGCAGAAAAAAGCccattgtgcatgctggctcactgtcatgaCTACATTGCAATCATTCATGTTATTTGTGGCATTTAAGGATCATATGTAACAACCTCTggtcacatttattttgtcaatGAGCTGCTGAATCAGCTAATGCTGAGTGACTGGGCAACACAGCAGTGAGCAGTGTCTTTGTCAATAAAGGCTTACAGTAAAGACTCTCTCTGGTTCCCCCTTAGCCTTCCAGTTGGTGTCGTGAACTTGTCGCAGGACCATCCATGCCTCATCGTGTCGGGCACTctgaaaaaagacacacaaacttaTCCATGCATATCTACATAACTAATTTCAAGAGCATTCTGTGAAACCTCTCGGGCTTTATGGCATTTGTATTTTCCATAAACACTGTCTCCACATGCAGTTGAGTAACAGCGTTCCCAGGATGTCTGCCTCTTATCAGATGGGGGGTATGTGTGATAATTTGGGGGTGTGTGATATGAACATGTTGGAGCAGCCCTGCTGTAACATACAAATACAATACCACATGTGGTTAGAGGTCTGACAATGTCCTGGAGGAGAAACAGGGGTGGGTGGTGTTTTGGTGGCGCCTTAGCAGCCTTTCGCTACCTTTGCACAGCAGTGGGATGTTGCTGTGGTGGTTAACAATGACTCAACATTtttaaccaatcacagcttgaTGCTTAATACTGTACACTGACGTAATGAGTGTTGGGATAGAATACATCACAATGTTTATGTTAATCAAAACCATTAAATTAAGGGTAAGTTCAGTATTTAtcaacctggaccctttttctccaggtttttatgtccaAGAgtctaatgggaacaacagtttttgaaactggtctagtattggtccagtattgtgcttgtttttgtcactgacagactcagattatTCAATTTATTGAAGTGTCTCACAACATTATGGacaggatccctacagagagagACCTTTTTTAAGAGTAAAATCCTTCTTGtttagccaaaaaaaaagccctgAAACTGCCATCGCCAACTACACCAGAGTCCATTTAAATTTACAGTAATTATAGCGTACATCGTGCCAGGATATTTTCACATCCAACCAGGTaaattaagagtttattttttaaaaaaaaaacagggttggTGATGACTGGAAAGTGGTAAGTTGAGCCAAGacagtttttgtgagttttcttttgtttctgtctaCTTTGAATAAAGGGTGTTTCACTGtgacaaaattactgtttattcaaatggagtctggttggttTGGTGGTAGTGATTTCTAGGCTGTCTCTGGTTCATTTAAAAGGTTCTTCCTCTATAACAAAAGGGTGAATCTCTGTAATGAGGTTGTCAGACACTCAACAACAAGCACTCTTAGTGAACGTAAATTGATAGCGCAcaaatgccccaagtggttacccgaccggcccaggttgaaaaataaagaagttaccctttaacccTTGTCCAGCACATTTGTGATTTTATGTTTTGCAGTTGAAATAGACAATAAAACcacatttttttaagtgtgCGTGTTTTAATCTGGCATCATTGGATCTGACCTCCAGGAGGAAACGAGGGCTCTCCGGCATGAAGATGACTCCAACAAGTGCAGCCAGCGCAGGGAAGAGACAAACCAGAATGAATAATCTCCAACTGTGAATCTGGAACTCTGTGCCGATGGCGAAGCCCCAGCCTGAAAAACCATCCAATGAAGAGCAAGTTAATATTTCAGAACCTTTCTTTCTGGCATATTTTACAGTAACGTCCAAATCACTTTAAAACTGTGGTGCAACAAAAcacaactttattgtcatcttTTGCATATAGAGAAGTTATTCTATGCAGGATTGTATCTACTTTTGCGTCAGtcattttcatttgaaaaattTGCATTGAttgttttcaaattattttccaATTCCAGATACTGGCAATATATTTTTACTTATTCTAATGTGAATTATTCATATTTGACTGCTGGGGGAAGCACAAAAATGAATTTAGTCTCATCCTATCATCACACAGACTGAGAAGAGAAACGTTCCTCATGTAAAACAACTAAATACTCCTCCAGTCACTTAAAATAGTCTCTCTGCCTTCTGAGTTGACGTACAGTAAGTCTGAATGTTTGCATGCCTTCATGTGAGTCTgctacatgtgtgtgttatgtgagtcagcgcatgtgtgtgtgttaccataGTGAGGGATGATTCCCCAGGCAGTGAAGGAGGCGTACAGGCCTCCCAGCATCCAGAACATGCAGAGCCAGCTCAGATGTTCTCCACGTTTGTCCATCTGCAGGAACTCGGTGAAGTAAGTGTACACTATTGGGATGGAGCCGCCAATTCTGGGGGAGGAATCATAAGACATCTCAGAAAATAAATCTCCTGTTTTTTCTCACTACACATTTTATTCTGTCCATCGTTCTCAGAGGATTTAGGGTATCATTTGCTGTAATATCTGGCATTTGACACATTCAACCTTTGTTTAATGTTAGTCATGTAGAATTGTGAGCTCAGTATTCTGAAGATTTTACTGgtaataggatttttttttagaggGGTACTTCACACAAATTGCACAAAAACATATGCTGTCACTGACGCCTATGCAGATCcttgtggttttatttgtcCAGATTTTGAGACATCTGTCTTTGCCTCGGGCTCATGCATGAGAAGTGCATGGAATTCATTTTTTAGTGCTCAAAcattaaatattacatttaataGACGCAACAGCAATATGTCATTAGACACAATGTCcttgtgtgttgctgttttcgGTAGAATTACTTTGAAGTGAAGAAAACTTTCACAGCCATCTTCTAAAAATTTGGGTAAACTCACTCTAAATGTTTTCTGctttattaaaaatgtacacacacagcttTATTGTCAAGGTTAACACACCTTTACCTTTTGAATGTAACCACCCATCACTGAAAGAGCAATCAAAACCTACAAGTTAAAGGGTAgcatcagtatttttcaaccttggccatattttcccatgtttttgagtCAAGGTGACTAATAAGGATCGCAGTTTtcaaattggtccagtatttagcgagagggctgcagccagcagctgcaaaacaggctgcaatgtaaccacttggggcatttgtgcactgtcaatttatgtcGACCGTTGGGCTGTTTATGGTTAAAAAAGAGATCTTACTCTTTTAACAGAAAGGTCAACCTCTGCAGGGATCATTTCCGGAAGTTGTTAGAAACTAatgataacaatctgagcctgtcagaggcaaaaacaagcactttaagcggacataaattgatggtgcatAATTGAGTCATTACATTGTAGCCTGTTTTGCTGATGCTGTCTGCAGCAGTCtggctcaatactggaccattttcaaaaatcgttttcccattagtcactgagACCAAAAAACATGGGACAACAGGGACCAGgtagaaaaatactgaagttaaaTACCCAGATTCTGGAGGATCAGTTTTCAGTACTTGGATTGTTTCTGGTGGTCAgtttgtccaaagggctctcaGCTTTCTGTGATACTAGGACTGACCGACAGAAAAAGAAGTTGAAGATATGATTAAAATTGGCAGAAAATTGACTTAGAAATCGTTCATATCGTAAGATCgaatgtttattaatgttttatgGCTGAAGCCTGATGCAGTTTCAGCTCTGCTTTTGGTCAGGGACAAGGGCATACTCAGATTTGGTGTCTCCTTTTAGAGTGATAGATTTGATATCGTATGTATGAGATATCATTGGAGCAGCTATTGAACCAAaattatgagagaaaaaaaatcttttttatatgattttagTGACATTTCCTAATTTGAAATTAGTTTAAACTGTGGAAAAAATGTCCAGTTATATACAGTAGAGAGATCACATTGcatgaaaagcagcaaatctcaAAGCAGGACCTCCACAGTATATTTAACATCAAGATGTTCATTGACATTTCAGAACGTTTCTCTGGAGTCTGCCGGCTCCTTGTGTTTTGTGAAGACAGCAAAATGGCCACAGTTCTTCAGCAGATGTGAGCATTAATGACTAACACGGGGCTCATTATCACAGTGAATCAGCAACAGCTGAACGTTTTATTTTGGTGACCTTGTATTCTCTGGCTTAGCAAAAAGCTCAAACATCAATAAAGCAGGTCTGGGTACACTCAGGCTGCAATCATTATCAAAAGAAATGTGTCTTTGAAAGCTGCAAAATCAATCTGTGCACGGCACAAGGTGCTGGCGACAGCAGGAAGTCAGCAATAAAactcaaattaaaaacaagcaaagagcATTGTTCACTTGTTTTTATTGGTATAATAAAGGACTGCTCTAATGAAGTAAATAAACAGAAATCTCTGTGCGCAGCGTacaatttaaatgtattatattgATGAGGAAAATAAACTAACAATTGAGTCAACTGGTGTTCTTAAATTAcgtcctctctcttcctcaggCTTTTCCTAAAGGTCCACAGTTTGTTTTACTCATCTCACTTAAATGTCAGGTGTCTTTTTTTGGAACAAATATTGTCAAATACATATTTAGGGATGTGCTTTCCTCCCAAAATCCTGCTCGTTTCCACTAAAAGCATCAATTATGGAGAAGGTCAGTCATTATAAAAAGCCAATCTTTTGTTCAAGCAAACCCtgcaaatgtaaatgtgaacacaaatgtaaatgtgtctCACCCAAAGCCGGAGCAAAAcctgaagaagaggaagaagccGTAGCCCTGGGCGAagcaggagaggaaggagaagacCAGGTCGATTGTCAGGACGTAGATCAGACACTTCCTCCTCCCCATCTTATCGCACAGACCCCCCCACACCAACGCCCCCACCATCATGGCCACATACACCAGCAGACCtgcagatacacacaaacacaaaccttaTTCAAAGGCATTTGACCTTTAACACGTATAGGTCAGATAACATGTTTTACTCCCAGTATGCACACTTCACCTCATCAAAACACAAAGTCTCTACAGCAACATGTATTTtcacacataaacatacacataaacatcaTTGGAGGGAATAATATCTGTTATTAAAGGCCAGGAGTCCTGATGTCCACAAGG
The Epinephelus lanceolatus isolate andai-2023 chromosome 2, ASM4190304v1, whole genome shotgun sequence DNA segment above includes these coding regions:
- the sv2ba gene encoding synaptic vesicle glycoprotein 2Ba; its protein translation is MDDPYQNNVNQQMTEGGEYTYTQDGGGQDGYPYQTDYPPQDEDARSDATEGADDDEQMYEGEYQGIPHPDEIKEARRAARLEARRKARQAAQQEEEEDSLPEQYETIMEDCGHGRFQWTLFIVLGLALMADGVDGFVVGFVLPSAEKDMCISNSDKGLLGLLVYVAMMVGALVWGGLCDKMGRRKCLIYVLTIDLVFSFLSCFAQGYGFFLFFRFCSGFGIGGSIPIVYTYFTEFLQMDKRGEHLSWLCMFWMLGGLYASFTAWGIIPHYGWGFAIGTEFQIHSWRLFILVCLFPALAALVGVIFMPESPRFLLESARHDEAWMVLRQVHDTNWKAKGEPERVFTVTNIKTPQTQEDEFIEIQSDTGTAFQRWTVRHVTMLQQVMANIMSLSAPELRLQGLFLVIVWFCLAFSYHGLGVWFPDMIKYMQYEEYESKVRVFHRERVERFHFNFSLVNQIHREGEYIHDKFANIEIKSVKFEDSLFENCYFEDVRSTNTFFENCTIKNTVFYNTDLWHEKFKDCRMENTTFLHPKKGCHLNFQEENDIVIYMVSFLGSLAVLPGNIISALFMDKIGRIRIIGGSMLASSACTFLLLLSFSQGAVICWQCLFYGASVAAWNGLEVISVELYPSSKRGTAFGILNGICKFAAILASFIFAAFIGITKIIPIFLAFAALVCGGLVALKLPETREKILS